Proteins from a genomic interval of Microbacterium phyllosphaerae:
- a CDS encoding PadR family transcriptional regulator, whose amino-acid sequence MSKDPVERLTPMGVMVLALLREGDMHPYEMVRLMRSRRDERLLAITNGTLYHTVGRLQREGLIDEVGIDRDGNRPERTTYTLTDAGTDALIDWLRRELSTIDHPAEFRIALAEAHNLERPDVIDCLRSRRAALDEGHVQHRDGLIGARARAVPEQVLVEFERQEVLLEAELRWLDSLLARLEAEEFGWGPTAFENTDRYLAQRKAAQQ is encoded by the coding sequence GTGTCGAAGGATCCTGTGGAGCGGTTGACCCCGATGGGCGTCATGGTGCTCGCGCTGCTGCGCGAGGGCGACATGCATCCCTACGAGATGGTGCGTCTGATGCGCTCGCGCCGCGACGAGCGCCTGTTGGCCATCACCAACGGCACGCTCTATCACACGGTCGGTCGACTGCAGCGGGAGGGCCTGATCGACGAGGTCGGCATCGACCGCGACGGCAACCGCCCGGAGCGCACCACCTACACGCTCACGGATGCGGGAACGGATGCCTTGATCGACTGGCTGCGACGCGAGCTGTCGACCATCGATCATCCGGCCGAGTTCCGCATCGCGCTCGCCGAGGCGCACAACCTCGAGCGCCCCGACGTGATCGACTGCCTCCGCTCTCGGCGTGCGGCTCTCGACGAGGGCCATGTGCAGCATCGCGATGGACTGATCGGCGCGCGCGCCAGGGCCGTTCCCGAGCAGGTGCTCGTCGAGTTCGAGCGCCAGGAGGTGCTGCTCGAGGCCGAGCTGCGCTGGCTCGACTCTCTGCTCGCTCGCCTCGAAGCCGAGGAGTTCGGCTGGGGTCCCACTGCTTTCGAGAACACAGACCGCTACCTCGCTCAGCGAAAGGCTGCACAGCAATGA
- a CDS encoding DHA2 family efflux MFS transporter permease subunit: MTDSSSTGRPPVASSSSGPSTGTFAAGHRPASPWPALWALVIGFFMILVDTTIVSVANPAIKAALDPTTNNLDNVVWVTSAYLLAYAVPLLITGRLGDRFGPKNIYLIGLAIFTLASLWCGLSNSLEMLIVARAVQGLGAAFMTPQTMAVITRTFPPERRGAAMGLWGATAGVATLVGPLVGGLLVDGFGWEWIFFVNIPVGIVAFVLAWRLVPKLQTSPHRFDILGVILSAVALFLIVFGLQEGEKFDWGVIWGPISVWSLIITGLVVLALFIVQQARTRSEALVPLALFRDRNFSGANVAIAAVGFTVTSMSLPMMFFLQTARGLTPTEAALLLIPMAVLSGVLAPFAGKLLDRVDPRIILIPGLLCVVVALIWYSALINMDTPIWMFLLPSALMGIGNAGMWGPLATTATRKLPPRQAGAGAGIYNTTRTIGSVIGSASIAAFMQSRLEANLPGLADAPSGISGGSLPPQVAEGFAAGMSQAILLPACVMVVALVASLFLGRYDKADATASAPAEAPAPAA, translated from the coding sequence ATGACCGATTCCTCCTCGACAGGACGCCCGCCCGTGGCATCCTCGTCGTCCGGTCCCTCGACCGGAACATTCGCCGCAGGGCACCGCCCCGCGAGCCCCTGGCCCGCCCTCTGGGCGCTGGTCATCGGCTTCTTCATGATCCTCGTCGACACCACGATCGTCTCGGTCGCGAACCCCGCGATCAAGGCGGCCCTCGACCCGACGACCAACAACCTCGACAACGTCGTGTGGGTCACGAGCGCCTATCTGCTCGCCTACGCGGTGCCGCTGCTGATCACCGGCCGCCTCGGCGACCGCTTCGGCCCCAAGAACATCTACCTCATCGGCCTCGCGATCTTCACGCTCGCCTCGCTGTGGTGCGGCCTGTCGAACTCGCTCGAGATGCTGATCGTCGCCCGCGCCGTGCAGGGTCTCGGTGCCGCGTTCATGACGCCGCAGACGATGGCCGTGATCACCCGCACCTTCCCGCCCGAGCGCCGCGGCGCAGCCATGGGCCTGTGGGGCGCGACGGCCGGTGTCGCGACGCTCGTCGGCCCGCTCGTCGGAGGCCTGCTCGTCGACGGCTTCGGCTGGGAGTGGATCTTCTTCGTCAACATCCCGGTCGGCATCGTCGCGTTCGTGCTCGCCTGGCGTCTCGTGCCGAAGCTGCAGACCAGCCCGCACCGCTTCGACATCCTCGGCGTGATCCTCAGTGCCGTCGCGCTGTTCCTCATCGTCTTCGGGCTGCAGGAGGGCGAGAAGTTCGACTGGGGCGTCATCTGGGGGCCGATCTCGGTGTGGAGCCTGATCATCACCGGACTGGTCGTGCTCGCGCTGTTCATCGTGCAGCAGGCGCGCACCCGCAGCGAGGCGCTGGTGCCGCTCGCGCTGTTCCGCGACCGCAACTTCTCGGGAGCCAACGTCGCGATCGCAGCGGTCGGCTTCACGGTGACGAGCATGTCGCTGCCGATGATGTTCTTCCTGCAGACGGCGCGCGGGCTCACCCCGACCGAGGCGGCGCTGCTGCTCATCCCGATGGCGGTGCTCTCGGGCGTGCTCGCCCCGTTCGCGGGCAAGCTGCTCGACCGCGTCGACCCGCGCATCATCCTCATCCCGGGCCTGCTCTGCGTGGTCGTCGCCCTGATCTGGTACTCGGCGCTGATCAACATGGACACCCCGATCTGGATGTTCCTGCTGCCCTCGGCCCTCATGGGCATCGGCAACGCGGGCATGTGGGGTCCGCTCGCGACCACCGCGACCCGCAAGCTGCCGCCGCGTCAGGCCGGCGCCGGTGCGGGCATCTACAACACGACCCGCACCATCGGATCGGTCATCGGCTCGGCATCCATCGCCGCCTTCATGCAGTCGCGTCTCGAGGCGAACCTTCCGGGTCTCGCCGATGCTCCGTCGGGCATCAGCGGCGGAAGCCTTCCTCCGCAGGTCGCGGAGGGGTTCGCTGCCGGCATGTCGCAGGCGATCCTGCTGCCCGCGTGCGTGATGGTCGTCGCACTCGTCGCCTCCCTGTTCCTCGGGCGGTACGACAAGGCGGATGCCACGGCATCCGCGCCGGCGGAGGCGCCCGCTCCCGCGGCGTGA
- a CDS encoding DUF4160 domain-containing protein, translating to MRIRGYRFFFYSNEGSEPPHVHVEHSGMTAKFWLSPVSSASRSRFSDDELRALQRLIERHEVRFEEAWHEHFGG from the coding sequence ATGCGCATTCGCGGATACCGATTCTTCTTCTACAGCAACGAAGGATCGGAGCCTCCGCATGTGCACGTAGAGCATTCCGGAATGACTGCCAAGTTCTGGCTTTCGCCCGTAAGCTCGGCGTCAAGATCGAGGTTCAGTGATGATGAACTGCGCGCTCTGCAGCGTCTCATCGAGCGTCATGAAGTCCGTTTCGAGGAGGCGTGGCATGAGCATTTCGGTGGATGA
- a CDS encoding DUF2442 domain-containing protein: MSISVDDAVAVDVTIDDHEMHVRIRDGRTISASLERFPRLARASVEDRAEWRLIGSGEGIHWNRLDEDVSIAGLLQLR, translated from the coding sequence ATGAGCATTTCGGTGGATGACGCGGTCGCGGTCGACGTGACGATCGACGACCACGAGATGCACGTGCGCATCAGGGATGGGCGGACGATCAGTGCTTCCCTCGAGCGGTTCCCTCGTCTTGCGCGGGCGAGCGTCGAAGATCGGGCGGAGTGGCGACTGATCGGGTCCGGGGAGGGCATCCACTGGAACCGGCTCGACGAGGACGTCTCGATCGCAGGACTCCTGCAGCTCCGCTGA
- a CDS encoding GNAT family N-acetyltransferase, whose product MTIELTRPTTDLFDSWAAAVAEFGESHIDGSGLQAPVTPDHATLDALIEKSELLSDTTAQLPEDAVHNDLYWVVDDGEVVGFLSFRHELNDYLREVGGHIGYAVRESRRRRGYASAALRLGLDRAREIGLDRIMVSCDDDNVGSFRTIEGAGGVLQDVRVRPEHGDAPVRRYWITL is encoded by the coding sequence ATGACGATCGAGCTCACGAGGCCCACCACCGACCTGTTCGACTCCTGGGCGGCAGCCGTCGCCGAATTCGGCGAGAGCCACATCGACGGGTCGGGTCTCCAGGCGCCCGTCACCCCGGATCACGCGACGCTCGATGCCCTGATCGAGAAGTCAGAGCTGCTCTCCGACACCACCGCGCAGTTGCCCGAGGATGCCGTGCACAACGACCTGTACTGGGTCGTCGACGACGGAGAGGTCGTCGGCTTCCTCTCGTTCCGGCACGAGCTCAACGACTACCTGCGTGAGGTCGGCGGCCACATCGGCTACGCCGTGCGGGAATCACGTCGTCGTCGGGGCTATGCCTCGGCTGCCCTGCGTCTCGGCCTCGACCGTGCGCGCGAGATCGGACTCGATCGGATCATGGTGAGCTGCGACGACGACAACGTCGGCTCCTTCCGGACGATCGAGGGGGCGGGAGGCGTGCTGCAGGACGTCCGTGTGCGGCCCGAGCACGGAGACGCACCGGTGCGCCGCTACTGGATCACGCTGTAG
- a CDS encoding amino acid ABC transporter substrate-binding protein/permease: protein MIPHPSSASARLRTLGRTVGAMALTAFIAAGALLGGASAATAADDTEKYVIGTDTTFAPFEFTDESGELVGIDMDLLRAIAKDQGFEVEIRQLGFDAAVQALQANQVDAVMAGMSITDEREKTFDFSDPYFTSGIQLGVLDSSDIQSLDDLDGEAVAVKTGTQGQTFAEENKDEYGFRITPYQDTTDMVDAVKAGQAVGYFEDFPVLAYGIQQGSGFRLIGEPELGGEYGFAVNKGQNPELIEMFNEGLKNLQASGEYDKIVDSYLSGGEETTQATDIFSVAVKYWPALMEGLWLTILATLVAIVAAFILGLIFGFGRVSAFAPFRWVATAYVYVFRGTPILVQAFFVFFAIPQLFPGLTFNPFVAGAITLSLNTGAYMTEIIRGGIQAVDPGQSEASRSLGLGHWKTMQKVVLPQAFRIMIPSFVNQGIITLKDTSLISVIGLAELTFVSRQIIASTYLSAQVLTIVAIIYFVVITLLTLLANRLERKFNA from the coding sequence GTGATCCCACATCCTTCTTCCGCGTCTGCGCGTCTGCGCACGCTCGGACGCACCGTCGGGGCGATGGCGCTCACGGCGTTCATCGCGGCCGGCGCGCTGCTCGGCGGAGCCTCCGCCGCGACCGCCGCCGACGACACCGAGAAGTACGTCATCGGCACCGACACGACGTTCGCGCCGTTCGAGTTCACCGATGAGAGCGGCGAGCTCGTCGGCATCGACATGGATCTGCTCCGAGCGATCGCGAAGGACCAGGGCTTCGAGGTCGAGATCCGACAGCTCGGATTCGACGCCGCGGTGCAGGCCCTTCAGGCCAACCAGGTCGACGCCGTCATGGCGGGCATGTCGATCACCGACGAGCGCGAGAAGACGTTCGACTTCAGCGACCCGTACTTCACCAGCGGCATCCAGCTGGGCGTGCTCGACTCGAGCGACATCCAGTCGCTCGACGACCTCGACGGTGAGGCGGTGGCGGTCAAGACCGGCACGCAGGGCCAGACCTTCGCCGAGGAGAACAAGGACGAGTACGGCTTCCGCATCACGCCGTACCAGGACACCACCGACATGGTGGATGCCGTGAAGGCCGGCCAGGCCGTCGGCTACTTCGAGGACTTCCCGGTGCTCGCCTACGGCATCCAGCAGGGATCGGGCTTCCGCCTGATCGGAGAGCCGGAGCTCGGCGGCGAGTACGGCTTCGCGGTCAACAAGGGGCAGAACCCCGAGCTCATCGAGATGTTCAACGAGGGACTGAAGAACCTCCAGGCGTCCGGCGAGTACGACAAGATCGTCGACAGCTACCTCTCCGGCGGTGAGGAGACCACGCAGGCCACCGACATCTTCTCCGTCGCCGTGAAGTACTGGCCCGCTCTCATGGAGGGGCTCTGGCTCACGATCCTCGCGACCCTCGTCGCGATCGTCGCCGCCTTCATCCTCGGCCTCATCTTCGGCTTCGGTCGCGTCTCGGCCTTCGCGCCGTTCCGCTGGGTCGCTACGGCGTACGTCTACGTCTTCCGTGGCACACCGATCCTCGTGCAGGCGTTCTTCGTGTTCTTCGCCATCCCGCAGCTGTTCCCCGGGCTCACGTTCAACCCGTTCGTCGCGGGTGCGATCACGCTCTCGCTGAACACGGGTGCGTACATGACCGAGATCATCCGCGGAGGCATCCAGGCCGTCGACCCCGGCCAATCCGAGGCGTCGCGCTCGCTGGGCCTCGGCCACTGGAAGACCATGCAGAAGGTCGTGCTGCCGCAGGCGTTCCGCATCATGATCCCGTCGTTCGTGAACCAGGGCATCATCACCCTCAAGGACACGTCGCTGATCAGCGTGATCGGTCTCGCCGAGCTCACGTTCGTGTCGCGCCAGATCATCGCTTCGACGTACCTGTCGGCGCAGGTGCTGACGATCGTCGCCATCATCTACTTCGTCGTGATCACGCTTCTCACGCTGCTCGCGAACCGCCTGGAGAGGAAGTTCAACGCATGA
- a CDS encoding amino acid ABC transporter ATP-binding protein, producing MSKIEVKGLHKSFADNHVLKGIDLTVDDGEVIAVIGPSGSGKSTLLRCLNKLEEPTSGHVIVDGVDLTDKSVKLDEVRQRIGMVFQHFNLFPHMTVLENITLAPIELGKLSKAEAKERALALLDRVGLAEKADAKPASLSGGQKQRVAIARALAMDPEIMLFDEATSALDPEMVGEVLQVIRDLASGGMTMVLVTHEMGFAREVSGRTVFMDGGVVVEEAPPAELFGAPKNERLKDFLSKVL from the coding sequence ATGAGCAAGATCGAGGTCAAAGGCCTGCACAAGTCGTTCGCCGACAACCACGTGCTCAAGGGGATCGACCTGACGGTCGACGACGGCGAGGTCATCGCGGTCATCGGTCCGTCCGGTTCGGGCAAGTCGACTCTGCTGCGCTGCCTCAACAAGCTCGAGGAGCCGACGTCGGGTCACGTCATCGTCGACGGCGTCGACCTGACCGACAAGAGCGTCAAGCTCGACGAGGTGCGCCAGCGCATCGGCATGGTGTTCCAGCACTTCAACCTGTTCCCGCACATGACCGTGCTCGAGAACATCACGCTGGCGCCGATCGAGCTCGGCAAGCTGTCGAAAGCCGAGGCGAAGGAGCGGGCGCTCGCGCTGCTCGATCGCGTGGGCCTGGCCGAGAAGGCGGATGCGAAGCCGGCATCGCTCTCGGGCGGTCAGAAGCAGCGCGTGGCGATCGCCCGCGCGCTCGCGATGGACCCGGAGATCATGCTCTTCGACGAGGCGACCAGCGCTCTCGACCCCGAGATGGTCGGCGAGGTGCTGCAGGTCATCCGCGACCTGGCATCCGGCGGCATGACGATGGTGCTCGTGACGCACGAGATGGGCTTCGCTCGCGAGGTCTCGGGCCGCACGGTGTTCATGGACGGCGGAGTCGTCGTCGAGGAGGCGCCGCCGGCCGAGCTGTTCGGTGCTCCGAAGAACGAGCGACTGAAGGACTTCCTGTCGAAGGTGCTCTGA
- a CDS encoding MFS transporter, producing MTAESVDEPAELSATAPGQRPRRIHPAWIVALVALIALIGAAGFRAAPGVLMLPLQDEFGWTTAELSLAVTVNLLLFGLTAPFAAALMQRFGIRSVTVTALFVIGAGAALSVFVATPAQLILTWGVLIGLGTGSMALVFAATITDTWFATRRGLVSGWLTDRVNPRILLAAYYALRGVSLLFLPSLLSAEVQPSIVVFIVIYGLDWVATVPPTIALCREVFGDRGPLVFGWVFASHQIGAGIASVLAGLVRDHTGQYTVAWFAAAGLCAVAALVSATIRRHPASVVPD from the coding sequence ATGACCGCCGAATCGGTCGACGAGCCTGCGGAGTTGTCCGCAACAGCTCCCGGACAGCGACCGCGCCGAATCCACCCGGCCTGGATCGTCGCTCTCGTCGCCCTGATCGCCCTGATCGGTGCCGCCGGATTCCGTGCCGCACCGGGCGTGCTCATGCTGCCCCTGCAGGACGAGTTCGGCTGGACCACCGCCGAGCTCTCCCTCGCCGTGACCGTCAACCTGCTGCTGTTTGGGCTCACCGCACCGTTCGCAGCCGCCCTGATGCAGCGCTTCGGCATCCGGTCCGTCACCGTCACCGCACTGTTCGTGATCGGAGCCGGTGCCGCGCTGAGCGTCTTCGTCGCCACCCCGGCACAGCTCATCCTGACGTGGGGCGTGCTGATCGGTCTCGGCACCGGGTCGATGGCACTGGTGTTCGCGGCGACCATCACCGACACGTGGTTCGCGACGCGGCGAGGCCTGGTCTCGGGCTGGCTGACCGACCGGGTGAATCCCCGCATCCTGCTCGCCGCGTACTACGCGCTGCGCGGGGTGAGCCTGCTGTTCCTGCCGAGCCTCCTGTCAGCCGAGGTGCAGCCGAGCATCGTCGTCTTCATCGTGATCTACGGCCTCGACTGGGTCGCCACCGTGCCGCCGACCATCGCGCTCTGCCGTGAGGTCTTCGGCGACCGCGGGCCACTCGTGTTCGGCTGGGTGTTCGCGTCGCACCAGATCGGTGCCGGCATCGCGTCGGTCCTCGCCGGACTGGTGCGCGACCACACCGGGCAGTACACGGTGGCCTGGTTCGCGGCCGCCGGCCTCTGCGCGGTCGCCGCTCTCGTCAGCGCGACGATCCGTCGGCATCCGGCCTCGGTCGTACCCGACTGA
- a CDS encoding winged helix-turn-helix transcriptional regulator, with protein MPLRSDWSTATCPIARAADVLADPWVLLILREMFSGRTRFDQLRDATGAADSVLARRLASMTEAGLVAQGDPGYRLTHAGRETLPILHAHARFSRMTDPDGPWGLTVSCARCGEVAASSDWCSQCAAPLDADSTRWSRRSMGGEPFDLITGSAA; from the coding sequence ATGCCGCTCCGCTCAGACTGGTCGACCGCCACGTGTCCGATCGCCCGCGCCGCCGATGTGCTCGCCGACCCGTGGGTGCTGCTGATCCTGCGCGAGATGTTCTCGGGCCGCACGCGCTTCGATCAGCTGCGGGATGCCACCGGAGCCGCCGACTCCGTGCTCGCTCGACGCCTCGCGTCGATGACCGAGGCCGGCCTCGTCGCGCAGGGCGACCCCGGTTACCGTCTCACCCACGCCGGCCGCGAGACCCTGCCGATCCTGCACGCCCACGCGCGGTTCTCGCGCATGACCGACCCCGACGGGCCCTGGGGACTCACGGTCAGCTGCGCACGCTGCGGCGAGGTCGCGGCATCCTCCGACTGGTGCTCGCAGTGCGCCGCACCCCTCGATGCCGACAGCACCCGCTGGTCGCGGCGAAGCATGGGCGGCGAGCCGTTCGACCTCATCACCGGCAGCGCGGCATGA
- the purD gene encoding phosphoribosylamine--glycine ligase, with the protein MKILVLGSGAREHAIILALRAEKAEHEIFVAPGNAGIAQDATPVSVDMLDGAAVTAFANEHAIDLVVVGPEAPLVAGVADVLRAHGIPVFGPGKAAAQLEGSKSFAKRIMDAAGVPTGRAVRATTTAEVEAAFDDLGAPYVVKADGLAAGKGVIVTSERSDALAHAAHYLPSGPVLIEEFLSGPEVSLFFLSDGDTVRALSPAQDFKRALDGDEGPNTGGMGAYSPLPWLADQFGSEQAFVEEVTRDVALPVIRQLDSEGTPFIGLLYAGLILTPAGVRVIEFNARFGDPETQIVLPRLVTPLSELLLAAASGTLEDQPEPVFSDDVAITVVLASEGYPEAPQTGRPIEGLADAAAVEGVRLVHAATASPDAPGGSLVATGGRVLNVVAVASDFRTARDRAYEAIGRIRLDGSHFRTDIAARVAE; encoded by the coding sequence GTGAAGATTCTCGTCCTCGGTTCCGGTGCCCGTGAGCACGCGATCATCCTCGCTCTGCGAGCAGAGAAGGCGGAGCACGAGATCTTCGTCGCCCCCGGCAACGCCGGTATCGCGCAGGATGCGACCCCCGTCTCGGTCGACATGCTCGACGGCGCCGCGGTGACCGCGTTCGCGAACGAGCACGCCATCGACCTCGTGGTCGTCGGCCCCGAGGCGCCGCTGGTCGCGGGAGTCGCCGATGTGCTGCGTGCGCACGGCATCCCGGTATTCGGCCCCGGCAAGGCCGCCGCGCAGCTCGAGGGATCCAAGTCGTTCGCGAAGCGGATCATGGATGCCGCGGGCGTGCCCACCGGTCGCGCGGTGCGCGCCACCACCACCGCCGAGGTCGAGGCCGCGTTCGACGACCTCGGTGCGCCGTACGTGGTCAAGGCCGACGGGCTCGCAGCGGGCAAGGGCGTCATCGTGACGTCCGAGCGCAGCGACGCCCTCGCCCACGCCGCGCACTACCTGCCGTCCGGCCCGGTGCTGATCGAGGAGTTCCTCTCGGGCCCCGAGGTGTCGCTGTTCTTCCTCAGCGACGGCGACACCGTGCGCGCCCTCAGCCCCGCGCAGGACTTCAAGCGCGCACTCGACGGCGACGAGGGTCCGAACACCGGCGGCATGGGCGCGTACTCGCCGCTGCCCTGGCTCGCAGACCAGTTCGGCAGCGAGCAGGCCTTCGTCGAGGAGGTCACGCGCGACGTGGCGCTCCCCGTCATCCGCCAGCTCGACAGCGAGGGCACGCCGTTCATCGGCCTGCTCTACGCCGGCCTCATCCTCACGCCCGCCGGCGTGCGCGTGATCGAGTTCAACGCTCGCTTCGGCGACCCCGAGACCCAGATCGTGCTGCCGCGTCTCGTGACGCCGCTCTCGGAGCTGCTGCTCGCCGCGGCATCCGGCACTCTCGAAGATCAGCCGGAGCCGGTCTTCAGCGACGACGTCGCGATCACCGTCGTGCTTGCGAGCGAGGGGTACCCCGAGGCCCCGCAGACCGGTCGTCCCATCGAGGGCCTCGCCGACGCCGCGGCGGTCGAGGGCGTCCGTCTCGTGCACGCCGCGACCGCGAGCCCTGACGCCCCCGGTGGATCCCTCGTCGCGACGGGCGGCCGTGTACTGAACGTCGTCGCCGTGGCATCCGATTTCCGCACCGCTCGCGACCGCGCCTACGAGGCGATCGGCCGCATCCGCCTCGACGGTTCGCACTTCCGCACCGACATCGCGGCCCGCGTCGCGGAGTAG
- a CDS encoding NUDIX hydrolase, with translation MSQNPDTLHGARAELLAATQRHEAWARPFPPVVGTAHPASVLVLFGRLDSIPAQSDEATVAADLDVLLQRRAATLSSHPGQVSFPGGRVEPADDDSVATALREAEEETGLDPSGVEVLATLPEIPLAASNHLVTPVLAWWRSPSRVAAVDHAETVDVFRVPVAQLLDPETRFTSTIHRMGRTWRGPAFDVDGTIVWGFTAMVLDALFDATGWTSDWDPSIERPIEL, from the coding sequence ATGAGCCAGAATCCCGATACCCTGCACGGCGCGAGAGCCGAGCTGCTCGCGGCGACGCAGCGGCACGAGGCCTGGGCGAGGCCGTTCCCGCCCGTCGTGGGCACCGCCCATCCGGCATCCGTGCTCGTGCTGTTCGGCCGGCTCGACAGCATTCCGGCTCAGAGCGACGAGGCGACCGTCGCGGCCGACCTCGATGTGCTGCTGCAGCGCCGCGCAGCGACCCTGTCGTCGCATCCGGGACAGGTGTCGTTCCCCGGCGGCCGAGTGGAGCCCGCGGACGACGACTCCGTCGCCACCGCCCTGCGCGAAGCCGAGGAGGAGACCGGACTCGACCCCTCAGGTGTCGAGGTCTTGGCCACCCTGCCCGAGATCCCCCTCGCCGCGAGCAACCACCTGGTCACCCCGGTGCTCGCCTGGTGGCGCTCCCCCTCGCGCGTCGCGGCCGTCGACCACGCCGAGACGGTCGACGTGTTCCGGGTTCCGGTCGCGCAGCTGCTCGACCCGGAGACCCGGTTCACCTCGACGATCCACCGCATGGGGCGCACCTGGCGCGGCCCCGCGTTCGACGTCGACGGCACGATCGTGTGGGGGTTCACCGCGATGGTGCTCGACGCCCTGTTCGACGCGACCGGCTGGACCTCGGACTGGGATCCGTCGATCGAGCGCCCGATCGAACTCTGA
- a CDS encoding sterol carrier family protein — MPSRKIDIIDGRAALDAVRRADAAGEKPQRTDLATAVRYLLQLLDEKAPGNSVEVRVPPFGAVQVIQGPRHTRGTPPNVVEMDAATWIAVSTGTEHWSDAAASGRISASGTRADLSDVLPLRP; from the coding sequence ATGCCCTCCAGGAAGATCGACATCATCGACGGACGCGCGGCCCTCGATGCGGTGCGGCGAGCGGATGCCGCCGGCGAGAAGCCGCAGCGCACCGATCTCGCGACCGCCGTGCGGTACCTGCTGCAGCTGCTCGACGAGAAGGCCCCGGGCAACAGCGTCGAGGTGCGGGTGCCGCCGTTCGGCGCGGTGCAGGTGATCCAGGGGCCTCGGCACACGCGGGGGACCCCGCCGAACGTCGTCGAGATGGACGCAGCGACCTGGATCGCCGTCTCCACGGGCACGGAGCACTGGTCGGATGCCGCGGCATCCGGTCGTATCAGTGCCTCGGGCACGCGCGCCGACCTCTCCGACGTGCTGCCGCTGCGCCCCTGA
- a CDS encoding heme ABC transporter ATP-binding protein, with protein sequence MSVADTAVRLQATGVTVLVGGERAILDDASIEVRAGEIHALVGPNGAGKSTLFGVLAGEVSPSSGEVALDGAPIGGIRAQDMARARAVLLQENAVSFPFSAEQVVRMGRAPWARTGAADDDDEIVSAAMASTEVLSLSSRAVTSLSGGERARVALARVIAQSTGILLLDEPTAALDLKHHEDVMRLIRGQADAGIAVAIVLHDLNAALAHADRVTLLSEGRVAATGSAADVLTAERIEAVYGQPVDVFPHPVTGVRLVVARRGL encoded by the coding sequence ATGAGCGTCGCCGACACCGCCGTCCGACTGCAGGCGACCGGCGTCACCGTGCTCGTCGGCGGCGAGCGCGCGATCCTCGACGACGCATCGATCGAGGTCAGGGCGGGCGAGATCCACGCGCTGGTCGGCCCCAACGGCGCAGGCAAGTCGACGCTGTTCGGCGTGCTCGCGGGCGAGGTGAGCCCGTCATCCGGCGAGGTCGCACTCGATGGGGCGCCGATCGGCGGCATCCGCGCGCAGGACATGGCGAGAGCCCGAGCGGTGCTGCTGCAGGAGAATGCGGTGTCGTTCCCGTTCAGCGCCGAACAGGTCGTGCGCATGGGTCGGGCACCGTGGGCGCGCACGGGCGCGGCCGATGACGACGACGAGATCGTGTCCGCGGCGATGGCGTCGACCGAGGTGCTGTCACTGTCGTCGCGTGCGGTGACGTCACTGTCCGGCGGAGAGCGCGCCCGTGTCGCACTGGCCCGCGTCATCGCGCAGAGCACCGGCATCCTGCTGCTCGACGAGCCGACCGCCGCGCTCGACCTGAAGCACCACGAAGACGTCATGCGGCTGATCCGCGGGCAAGCGGATGCGGGCATCGCCGTCGCGATCGTGCTGCACGACCTCAACGCGGCGCTCGCCCATGCCGACCGGGTCACGCTGCTGTCGGAGGGCCGGGTCGCCGCGACGGGGTCGGCCGCCGACGTGCTCACGGCCGAGCGGATCGAGGCCGTCTACGGACAGCCGGTCGACGTGTTCCCGCATCCGGTGACGGGTGTGCGGCTGGTGGTCGCTCGCCGCGGACTCTGA